A section of the Etheostoma cragini isolate CJK2018 chromosome 12, CSU_Ecrag_1.0, whole genome shotgun sequence genome encodes:
- the dsc2l gene encoding desmocollin 2 like isoform X2, giving the protein MANVLIFNIFLVLMLSRVESCFIPKSLYIIVPDTIPTGYKITTVADCDTESLRLTPEDRRFTITGNRAIVALTPVSVAPRGRTFSVWARDNSGMESEMVVHLVHSAIQEKKPTGFLKRSKRRWSPPPFNVLENDKGPFPKTIDKIVSDSEAKHQVYYVISGPGVDQFPVGLFSLNRESGMLSVNRAIDREEFPLFTLTTKVFDKFTHEQTDLPLDIKVIVDDVNDNAPTFVDQLQFTVPEQSSAGTVVGKVNATDRDQAGTTHVDIRYSLTTGLDLFAINSQTGVITTKTNTLDRETKDKYVVTVVIKDLDGALSGLSTTGTATINVSDINDNEPTFTKTSYAVDVKENESPKLVLRIPVEDKDLINTPNWISKFVINKGNENGNFRIDTDPKTNEGLLYVAKPLDYEQNQNMKLEIMARNQAELTSTTAQWRSIPVDVTVLNEDEGPEFSAPTIRFTVKENTPNGTLIGSYIATDPETKSSNGIKYYKVTDPASWVNVNKDNGELRVANTIDRESSFVQNGIYNITMKAVDASSKTGTGTVIIVVEDVNDNVPVIPTPEMVLCEKEGELGSVLVVAEDKDQRPFSYPFSFSLPPNHDGKWSLTKINDTAAMLRHINELPTGIYHIPIDVTDLQGFGKTQTAMVRICQCRNGACLDKDHSVSLGPLALLAMLLPLLLLLLLGLLLAFFCVTKRDKIELDDVGDSGGILLKSNTESPGEEVDSSLINIPTNRFDQAGKGSVKGSVLNAGWTGNKSFSTIGGQSIHGNGMFERSGVVTSDMQEYYSGQYDNQFGNQSGQFGMGSGVNVDNRYLAQDATFLHNWQTNGRYIHQKLAHFGTEDGRYADDLIHSYGFEGAGSAAGSVGCCSEFGDNDNLDFLNTLGPKFKTLGAVSRKT; this is encoded by the exons ATGGCGAACgttttaattttcaacattttcctgGTGTTG ATGTTGTCCCGTGTGGAGTCGTGTTTTATCCCGAAGTCTCTGTACATAATTGTGCCAGACACAATTCCGACTGGATACAAAATCACAACAG TTGCAGACTGCGACACCGAATCATTGCGCTTAACTCCGGAGGACCGACGTTTTACAATAACGGGTAATAGAGCAATAGTAGCTTTAACGCCTGTATCAGTGGCACCAAGAGGGCGGACATTTTCTGTGTGGGCTCGGGACAACAGTGGAATGGAAAGTGAGATGGTAGTTCACCTTGTCCACAGTGcaatacaggaaaaaaag CCCACAGGCTTCCTGAAGCGATCCAAGAGACGTTGGAGTCCACCACCCTTCAACGTTTTAGAGAATGATAAAGGACCATTCCCAAAAACCATTGACAAG ATTGTATCGGACTCGGAAGCCAAACACCAAGTGTACTACGTCATCAGTGGACCTGGTGTCGATCAGTTTCCAGTGGGATTGTTCAGTCTGAACCGTGAAAGTGGGATGTTGAGCGTGAACAGGGCAATTGATCGTGAAGAGTTCCCATTATTTACA TTGACAACCAAAGTTTTCGACAAATTCACACATGAGCAGACAGACCTTCCTTTGGACATCAAAGTAATTGTTGATGATGTGAATGACAACGCTCCAACATTCGTAGACCAACTACAATTCACTGTGCCAGAGCAAAGCAGCGCAG GGACAGTGGTGGGGAAGGTGAATGCTACAGACAGAGACCAAGCAGGAACCACACACGTCGACATTAGGTATTCTCTCACAACTGGGTTAGACCTATTTGCCATCAACTCACAAACAGGTGTCATCACCACAAAAACGAACACTCTGGACAGAGAG ACAAAAGACAAGTATGTGGTGACAGTAGTAATCAAAGATTTAGACGGTGCATTGAGTGGCCTTTCAACCACAGGAACAGCAACCATTAATGTGAGCGATATCAACGACAACGAGCCCACTTTCACCAAAACATCC taTGCAGTTGatgtcaaagaaaatgaaagtccAAAACTCGTCCTCCGAATTCCTGTTGAAGACAAGGATTTAATAAACACACCAAATTGGATTTCGAAATTCGTCATtaataaaggaaatgaaaatggaaatttcAGAATAGATACTGACCCCAAAACCAACGAGGGGCTGCTGTATGTCGCAAAG CCGTTAGATTATGAGCAGAACCAAAATATGAAGCTTGAAATTATGGCACGTAATCAAGCTGAGCTGACTAGCACCACTGCCCAATGGAGGTCCATCCCTGTGGATGTCACAGTCCTCAATGAAGATGAGGGCCCAGAATTCTCGGCTCCTACTATCCGCTTCACTGTCAAAGAGAACACACCAAATGGCACACTGATAGGAAGTTACATAGCTACAGATCCTGAGACCAAGAGCAGCAACGGCATCAA GTATTACAAGGTCACAGACCCAGCCTCGTGGGTCAATGTCAACAAAGATAATGGAGAGCTGAGAGTGGCAAACACAATTGACAGAGAGTCATCGTTTGTCCAGAATGGAATATACAACATCACCATGAAGGCTGTTGATGCTA GCTccaaaacaggaacaggaacaGTCATCATTGTGGTGGAGGATGTCAATGACAACGTGCCAGTGATCCCCACCCCCGAGATGGTGTTGTGTGAGAAGGAAGGAGAGCTCGGCTCAGTGCTGGTTGTGGCTGAAGACAAAGACCAGAGACCCTTTTCTTACCCCTTCAGCTTTAGTCTGCCACCCAATCATGATGGCAAATGGTCCTTGACAAAAATTAATG ACACAGCAGCTATGTTGCGGCACATCAATGAGCTCCCTACAGGGATATACCACATTCCCATAGACGTTACAGATCTGCAGGGCTTCGGAAAAACACAGACGGCGATGGTGAGGATTTGCCAGTGCAGGAATGGAGCCTGCTTGGACAAGGACCACTCTGTGTCATTAGGGCCACTGGCTTTACTGGCTATGCTCTtgcctctgctcctcctcctactGCTTG gCCTACTACTTGCATTTTTCTGCGTGACAAAGAGAGATAAAATAGAACTTGATGATGTAGGGGACAGTGGTGGAATCCTGCTCAAATCAAACACAGAGTCCCCAGGGGAAGAAGTG GATTCAAGCCTCATCAATATTCCCACTAATAGGTTTGACCAAGCAGGGAAGGGCTCAGTTAAGGGCTCGGTGCTGAATGCAGGATGGACCGGGAACAAGAGCTTCAGCACAATCGGGGGCCAAAGCATACATGGGAATGGGATGTTTGAGAGGTCCGGTGTTGTCACATCCGATATGCAGGAGTACTACTCTGGCCAGTATGATAACCAGTTTGGTAATCAGTCAGGACAGTTTGGTATGGGTAGCGGTGTAAACGTTGACAACAGATACCTCGCCCAGGACGCAACCTTTCTTCACAACTGGCAAACAAATGGCCGCTATATACACCAG AAGCTGGCCCATTTTGGAACAGAGGACGGACGGTATGCAGATGACCTCATCCACTCCTACGGTTTTGAGGGGGCGGGCTCTGCAGCTGGCTCTGTGGGATGCTGCAGCGAATTTGGAGACAACGATAACCTCGACTTCCTGAACACGCTCGGACCAAAGTTCAAAACTCTGGGAGCTGTCTCCAGAAAGACATGA
- the dsc2l gene encoding desmocollin 2 like isoform X1, whose product MANVLIFNIFLVLMLSRVESCFIPKSLYIIVPDTIPTGYKITTVEVADCDTESLRLTPEDRRFTITGNRAIVALTPVSVAPRGRTFSVWARDNSGMESEMVVHLVHSAIQEKKPTGFLKRSKRRWSPPPFNVLENDKGPFPKTIDKIVSDSEAKHQVYYVISGPGVDQFPVGLFSLNRESGMLSVNRAIDREEFPLFTLTTKVFDKFTHEQTDLPLDIKVIVDDVNDNAPTFVDQLQFTVPEQSSAGTVVGKVNATDRDQAGTTHVDIRYSLTTGLDLFAINSQTGVITTKTNTLDRETKDKYVVTVVIKDLDGALSGLSTTGTATINVSDINDNEPTFTKTSYAVDVKENESPKLVLRIPVEDKDLINTPNWISKFVINKGNENGNFRIDTDPKTNEGLLYVAKPLDYEQNQNMKLEIMARNQAELTSTTAQWRSIPVDVTVLNEDEGPEFSAPTIRFTVKENTPNGTLIGSYIATDPETKSSNGIKYYKVTDPASWVNVNKDNGELRVANTIDRESSFVQNGIYNITMKAVDASSKTGTGTVIIVVEDVNDNVPVIPTPEMVLCEKEGELGSVLVVAEDKDQRPFSYPFSFSLPPNHDGKWSLTKINDTAAMLRHINELPTGIYHIPIDVTDLQGFGKTQTAMVRICQCRNGACLDKDHSVSLGPLALLAMLLPLLLLLLLGLLLAFFCVTKRDKIELDDVGDSGGILLKSNTESPGEEVDSSLINIPTNRFDQAGKGSVKGSVLNAGWTGNKSFSTIGGQSIHGNGMFERSGVVTSDMQEYYSGQYDNQFGNQSGQFGMGSGVNVDNRYLAQDATFLHNWQTNGRYIHQKLAHFGTEDGRYADDLIHSYGFEGAGSAAGSVGCCSEFGDNDNLDFLNTLGPKFKTLGAVSRKT is encoded by the exons ATGGCGAACgttttaattttcaacattttcctgGTGTTG ATGTTGTCCCGTGTGGAGTCGTGTTTTATCCCGAAGTCTCTGTACATAATTGTGCCAGACACAATTCCGACTGGATACAAAATCACAACAG TTGAAGTTGCAGACTGCGACACCGAATCATTGCGCTTAACTCCGGAGGACCGACGTTTTACAATAACGGGTAATAGAGCAATAGTAGCTTTAACGCCTGTATCAGTGGCACCAAGAGGGCGGACATTTTCTGTGTGGGCTCGGGACAACAGTGGAATGGAAAGTGAGATGGTAGTTCACCTTGTCCACAGTGcaatacaggaaaaaaag CCCACAGGCTTCCTGAAGCGATCCAAGAGACGTTGGAGTCCACCACCCTTCAACGTTTTAGAGAATGATAAAGGACCATTCCCAAAAACCATTGACAAG ATTGTATCGGACTCGGAAGCCAAACACCAAGTGTACTACGTCATCAGTGGACCTGGTGTCGATCAGTTTCCAGTGGGATTGTTCAGTCTGAACCGTGAAAGTGGGATGTTGAGCGTGAACAGGGCAATTGATCGTGAAGAGTTCCCATTATTTACA TTGACAACCAAAGTTTTCGACAAATTCACACATGAGCAGACAGACCTTCCTTTGGACATCAAAGTAATTGTTGATGATGTGAATGACAACGCTCCAACATTCGTAGACCAACTACAATTCACTGTGCCAGAGCAAAGCAGCGCAG GGACAGTGGTGGGGAAGGTGAATGCTACAGACAGAGACCAAGCAGGAACCACACACGTCGACATTAGGTATTCTCTCACAACTGGGTTAGACCTATTTGCCATCAACTCACAAACAGGTGTCATCACCACAAAAACGAACACTCTGGACAGAGAG ACAAAAGACAAGTATGTGGTGACAGTAGTAATCAAAGATTTAGACGGTGCATTGAGTGGCCTTTCAACCACAGGAACAGCAACCATTAATGTGAGCGATATCAACGACAACGAGCCCACTTTCACCAAAACATCC taTGCAGTTGatgtcaaagaaaatgaaagtccAAAACTCGTCCTCCGAATTCCTGTTGAAGACAAGGATTTAATAAACACACCAAATTGGATTTCGAAATTCGTCATtaataaaggaaatgaaaatggaaatttcAGAATAGATACTGACCCCAAAACCAACGAGGGGCTGCTGTATGTCGCAAAG CCGTTAGATTATGAGCAGAACCAAAATATGAAGCTTGAAATTATGGCACGTAATCAAGCTGAGCTGACTAGCACCACTGCCCAATGGAGGTCCATCCCTGTGGATGTCACAGTCCTCAATGAAGATGAGGGCCCAGAATTCTCGGCTCCTACTATCCGCTTCACTGTCAAAGAGAACACACCAAATGGCACACTGATAGGAAGTTACATAGCTACAGATCCTGAGACCAAGAGCAGCAACGGCATCAA GTATTACAAGGTCACAGACCCAGCCTCGTGGGTCAATGTCAACAAAGATAATGGAGAGCTGAGAGTGGCAAACACAATTGACAGAGAGTCATCGTTTGTCCAGAATGGAATATACAACATCACCATGAAGGCTGTTGATGCTA GCTccaaaacaggaacaggaacaGTCATCATTGTGGTGGAGGATGTCAATGACAACGTGCCAGTGATCCCCACCCCCGAGATGGTGTTGTGTGAGAAGGAAGGAGAGCTCGGCTCAGTGCTGGTTGTGGCTGAAGACAAAGACCAGAGACCCTTTTCTTACCCCTTCAGCTTTAGTCTGCCACCCAATCATGATGGCAAATGGTCCTTGACAAAAATTAATG ACACAGCAGCTATGTTGCGGCACATCAATGAGCTCCCTACAGGGATATACCACATTCCCATAGACGTTACAGATCTGCAGGGCTTCGGAAAAACACAGACGGCGATGGTGAGGATTTGCCAGTGCAGGAATGGAGCCTGCTTGGACAAGGACCACTCTGTGTCATTAGGGCCACTGGCTTTACTGGCTATGCTCTtgcctctgctcctcctcctactGCTTG gCCTACTACTTGCATTTTTCTGCGTGACAAAGAGAGATAAAATAGAACTTGATGATGTAGGGGACAGTGGTGGAATCCTGCTCAAATCAAACACAGAGTCCCCAGGGGAAGAAGTG GATTCAAGCCTCATCAATATTCCCACTAATAGGTTTGACCAAGCAGGGAAGGGCTCAGTTAAGGGCTCGGTGCTGAATGCAGGATGGACCGGGAACAAGAGCTTCAGCACAATCGGGGGCCAAAGCATACATGGGAATGGGATGTTTGAGAGGTCCGGTGTTGTCACATCCGATATGCAGGAGTACTACTCTGGCCAGTATGATAACCAGTTTGGTAATCAGTCAGGACAGTTTGGTATGGGTAGCGGTGTAAACGTTGACAACAGATACCTCGCCCAGGACGCAACCTTTCTTCACAACTGGCAAACAAATGGCCGCTATATACACCAG AAGCTGGCCCATTTTGGAACAGAGGACGGACGGTATGCAGATGACCTCATCCACTCCTACGGTTTTGAGGGGGCGGGCTCTGCAGCTGGCTCTGTGGGATGCTGCAGCGAATTTGGAGACAACGATAACCTCGACTTCCTGAACACGCTCGGACCAAAGTTCAAAACTCTGGGAGCTGTCTCCAGAAAGACATGA
- the dsc2l gene encoding desmocollin 2 like isoform X3 codes for MDSFLSDSEAKHQVYYVISGPGVDQFPVGLFSLNRESGMLSVNRAIDREEFPLFTLTTKVFDKFTHEQTDLPLDIKVIVDDVNDNAPTFVDQLQFTVPEQSSAGTVVGKVNATDRDQAGTTHVDIRYSLTTGLDLFAINSQTGVITTKTNTLDRETKDKYVVTVVIKDLDGALSGLSTTGTATINVSDINDNEPTFTKTSYAVDVKENESPKLVLRIPVEDKDLINTPNWISKFVINKGNENGNFRIDTDPKTNEGLLYVAKPLDYEQNQNMKLEIMARNQAELTSTTAQWRSIPVDVTVLNEDEGPEFSAPTIRFTVKENTPNGTLIGSYIATDPETKSSNGIKYYKVTDPASWVNVNKDNGELRVANTIDRESSFVQNGIYNITMKAVDASSKTGTGTVIIVVEDVNDNVPVIPTPEMVLCEKEGELGSVLVVAEDKDQRPFSYPFSFSLPPNHDGKWSLTKINDTAAMLRHINELPTGIYHIPIDVTDLQGFGKTQTAMVRICQCRNGACLDKDHSVSLGPLALLAMLLPLLLLLLLGLLLAFFCVTKRDKIELDDVGDSGGILLKSNTESPGEEVDSSLINIPTNRFDQAGKGSVKGSVLNAGWTGNKSFSTIGGQSIHGNGMFERSGVVTSDMQEYYSGQYDNQFGNQSGQFGMGSGVNVDNRYLAQDATFLHNWQTNGRYIHQKLAHFGTEDGRYADDLIHSYGFEGAGSAAGSVGCCSEFGDNDNLDFLNTLGPKFKTLGAVSRKT; via the exons ATGgacagttttttg TCGGACTCGGAAGCCAAACACCAAGTGTACTACGTCATCAGTGGACCTGGTGTCGATCAGTTTCCAGTGGGATTGTTCAGTCTGAACCGTGAAAGTGGGATGTTGAGCGTGAACAGGGCAATTGATCGTGAAGAGTTCCCATTATTTACA TTGACAACCAAAGTTTTCGACAAATTCACACATGAGCAGACAGACCTTCCTTTGGACATCAAAGTAATTGTTGATGATGTGAATGACAACGCTCCAACATTCGTAGACCAACTACAATTCACTGTGCCAGAGCAAAGCAGCGCAG GGACAGTGGTGGGGAAGGTGAATGCTACAGACAGAGACCAAGCAGGAACCACACACGTCGACATTAGGTATTCTCTCACAACTGGGTTAGACCTATTTGCCATCAACTCACAAACAGGTGTCATCACCACAAAAACGAACACTCTGGACAGAGAG ACAAAAGACAAGTATGTGGTGACAGTAGTAATCAAAGATTTAGACGGTGCATTGAGTGGCCTTTCAACCACAGGAACAGCAACCATTAATGTGAGCGATATCAACGACAACGAGCCCACTTTCACCAAAACATCC taTGCAGTTGatgtcaaagaaaatgaaagtccAAAACTCGTCCTCCGAATTCCTGTTGAAGACAAGGATTTAATAAACACACCAAATTGGATTTCGAAATTCGTCATtaataaaggaaatgaaaatggaaatttcAGAATAGATACTGACCCCAAAACCAACGAGGGGCTGCTGTATGTCGCAAAG CCGTTAGATTATGAGCAGAACCAAAATATGAAGCTTGAAATTATGGCACGTAATCAAGCTGAGCTGACTAGCACCACTGCCCAATGGAGGTCCATCCCTGTGGATGTCACAGTCCTCAATGAAGATGAGGGCCCAGAATTCTCGGCTCCTACTATCCGCTTCACTGTCAAAGAGAACACACCAAATGGCACACTGATAGGAAGTTACATAGCTACAGATCCTGAGACCAAGAGCAGCAACGGCATCAA GTATTACAAGGTCACAGACCCAGCCTCGTGGGTCAATGTCAACAAAGATAATGGAGAGCTGAGAGTGGCAAACACAATTGACAGAGAGTCATCGTTTGTCCAGAATGGAATATACAACATCACCATGAAGGCTGTTGATGCTA GCTccaaaacaggaacaggaacaGTCATCATTGTGGTGGAGGATGTCAATGACAACGTGCCAGTGATCCCCACCCCCGAGATGGTGTTGTGTGAGAAGGAAGGAGAGCTCGGCTCAGTGCTGGTTGTGGCTGAAGACAAAGACCAGAGACCCTTTTCTTACCCCTTCAGCTTTAGTCTGCCACCCAATCATGATGGCAAATGGTCCTTGACAAAAATTAATG ACACAGCAGCTATGTTGCGGCACATCAATGAGCTCCCTACAGGGATATACCACATTCCCATAGACGTTACAGATCTGCAGGGCTTCGGAAAAACACAGACGGCGATGGTGAGGATTTGCCAGTGCAGGAATGGAGCCTGCTTGGACAAGGACCACTCTGTGTCATTAGGGCCACTGGCTTTACTGGCTATGCTCTtgcctctgctcctcctcctactGCTTG gCCTACTACTTGCATTTTTCTGCGTGACAAAGAGAGATAAAATAGAACTTGATGATGTAGGGGACAGTGGTGGAATCCTGCTCAAATCAAACACAGAGTCCCCAGGGGAAGAAGTG GATTCAAGCCTCATCAATATTCCCACTAATAGGTTTGACCAAGCAGGGAAGGGCTCAGTTAAGGGCTCGGTGCTGAATGCAGGATGGACCGGGAACAAGAGCTTCAGCACAATCGGGGGCCAAAGCATACATGGGAATGGGATGTTTGAGAGGTCCGGTGTTGTCACATCCGATATGCAGGAGTACTACTCTGGCCAGTATGATAACCAGTTTGGTAATCAGTCAGGACAGTTTGGTATGGGTAGCGGTGTAAACGTTGACAACAGATACCTCGCCCAGGACGCAACCTTTCTTCACAACTGGCAAACAAATGGCCGCTATATACACCAG AAGCTGGCCCATTTTGGAACAGAGGACGGACGGTATGCAGATGACCTCATCCACTCCTACGGTTTTGAGGGGGCGGGCTCTGCAGCTGGCTCTGTGGGATGCTGCAGCGAATTTGGAGACAACGATAACCTCGACTTCCTGAACACGCTCGGACCAAAGTTCAAAACTCTGGGAGCTGTCTCCAGAAAGACATGA